In Equus quagga isolate Etosha38 chromosome 14, UCLA_HA_Equagga_1.0, whole genome shotgun sequence, the genomic stretch tttgggttcttcccattttttaactAACAATACTGTTATGAGCATTTCTGTACAAATTTTGCTGTTACATTTATGTTCAATTATTCTCATTATAGACTTAGGAGTTGAATTGCTGACTCGTGGTAATTGTGTTTAACTATTTGAGTGATTATAAAACTCTTTCACATCTCACCTCTGATTTTACATAGTATGAGGACTTAAATGTTTCCAGAAAATCACTGcgtgctatatttttaaaaaaatacatattatagcAATTTTAGTttatgtagtggtatcttattgcaGTTTAGATTTGagtttagtgatgttgagtatcttttcgtGTGCTTGTTGGGCATTGTGCATCTTCTTTAAAGACATTTATGTTCAAGTTCTTGGgtcatttaaaaacaatgtgAGACATATTTGAAAGCAAATAGACAAATGGCAGGAATAATTTCTACCCAGTCGGTAATTACATCAAATATACATGGATCGgtctttccaattaaaaaaaagagattggcatcTATCTGCTCTAATCATCTCTATTCAGCATTgtctggaagttctagctaggGCAACTAGTTAAGAAAACTAAATGTATATTCCACTTGTCTTGCACTTGGATTTCTTGAGACAATCAGCATCATTGTGTCATTCTTTtgtatgaatattttcttaacaaCCAAAATTCCAGATATTAGTTTCACCacttattttgaagttttttttttatagtcaCTGTTTCCTTATACTAACTGAAAAGTTCCCACAGTGTCCACATTCTTTAATTCCTCTGCCATTTCCAATTCTTGCAGAATATAGTGGATATATATGTGGGTAAATTCCAAAAGTGAGTACCTTCTCCATATTAGTTTCCTTTCATGCCCAGTTTAAGAACCTTATAAAAGCCCTGTCTGAGCTCCTTGTTCTTGAGTGCGTACACCATGGGGTTGAGGGCAGGAGGAATGACATTGTGTAGAACATTGAGGAGAACTGGGACAAGGGGAACTGTCATTGCTGCACTATGGGTGATGGAAATGACAATGATGACTGTGTAGAAGAAAAGGATTAGGATGAGGTGGGATGTGCATGTACTTAGGGCCTTGGATGCAGCTTCTGCTGAGTTCAGCTTCAGCACAGAATGAAGTATCAAAGCATATGACAAAATAATCAAACCCAGATCACTTCCCATGAGTGTCCAGGCCAGAAGAAGCTGGTAGATACTCTTCACTGTCCTGTCATCATCACAAGATAGGCTAGTGACTCCAAGATTAGAGCACAGACAGTGCTCAATTTGGTTCTGTGAGCAGTAGTGCCTCTGAGCAGCAAATACAGGCACTGGGATGGTAGTCAGGCTGTTCCTGAGTGCCATGAACACAGTTGCTTTGATGACAAATGATTCAGTAATTATTGTTGGGTAGTGTAGGGGTCTGCAAATGGCTACATACCTATCTATAGCCATGCAGACAAAAATTCCTGACTCCATGGCCACAAAACAATGTATGACATACATCTGAGCAAAGCACTCTGGGAGACTAATGGTCTTAGCATTAAACCATAAAATAGCTAAAATCTTGGGCATGATGGTGGTAGC encodes the following:
- the LOC124252269 gene encoding putative olfactory receptor 56B2 → MFQDLRDSNSSKFQVSEFFLMGFPGIHSWQHWLSLPLALLYLLALSANILILIIINQETTLHQPMYHFLGILAVVDMSLATTIMPKILAILWFNAKTISLPECFAQMYVIHCFVAMESGIFVCMAIDRYVAICRPLHYPTIITESFVIKATVFMALRNSLTTIPVPVFAAQRHYCSQNQIEHCLCSNLGVTSLSCDDDRTVKSIYQLLLAWTLMGSDLGLIILSYALILHSVLKLNSAEAASKALSTCTSHLILILFFYTVIIVISITHSAAMTVPLVPVLLNVLHNVIPPALNPMVYALKNKELRQGFYKVLKLGMKGN